One stretch of Carettochelys insculpta isolate YL-2023 chromosome 20, ASM3395843v1, whole genome shotgun sequence DNA includes these proteins:
- the TMEM238L gene encoding transmembrane protein 238-like: MARGCGHCALCLLGALALDAAGLALALVGAVAQPSRAGRPYGDCLVLSGALLLFLSLLCWLLWYVGNLRGVPASELPPPGPRPSLLRLAGKLSQRLSQRRPPAPGPLELCRLCASGSPGAPGERLV; the protein is encoded by the coding sequence ATGGCCCGGGGCTGCGGGCACTGCGCGCTCTGCCTGCTAGGGGCGCTGGCCCTGGACGCCGCCGGGCTGGCGCTGGCGCTGGTGGGGGCGGTGGCgcagccgagccgggccgggcggcCCTACGGCGACTGCCTGGTGCTGTCCGGCGCGCTGCTGCTCTTCCTCTcgctgctctgctggctgctgtggtACGTGGGGAACCTGCGCGGGGTGCCGGCCTCCGAGCTGCCCCCGCCCGGGCCgcgccccagcctgctccgcctGGCCGGCAAGCTCTCGCAGCGCCTGTCCCAGCGCCGCCCGCCGGCCCCCGGCCCGCTGGAGCTGTGCCGCCTGTGCGCCTCGGGCAGCCCGGGGGCGCCCGGCGAGCGCCTGGTGTGA